The Montipora capricornis isolate CH-2021 chromosome 6, ASM3666992v2, whole genome shotgun sequence genome has a window encoding:
- the LOC138052289 gene encoding uncharacterized protein — MSDGEENTDTRHSCDGEQQLEKEIDKEIHKLKYFLDETDELIKLRDYTEMDIANRRAEKIVGKLSDLISQVEELKIDHGVSARSVRQWKKDVKARYSIFLLDKEKLARFLSNRQEKIDEELERKRFEAKQEQQREEERRLTELRLRQEEHERRMWQEKIDAELQATHKRLELEKEGRSTTAKLPKLLITPFKGTPTDWVRFENMFITQVHNKSISPEEKFGYLLEMVNPNVRAKIANLKPGEIGYKIAWERLKSEYGQSKLVVNAHVEEIVNLPVIKGSNYLKIQEFYDSVSRNYDALLTMGEADMLRGFVMSTLNKIPQVRPDIVRTDDNWEDWDMEALINNLRQWLKRHKVDDASGDSGVTRPKREKHWYNKEKGDPVCIFCEGKHWGEACEVVNTIEARRQFFQEKKLCFNCGRAGHWGKQCRSRGCFKCKSKHHTSLCDKDKNRPPGDNGTVLTSYSPSADEWSLPAIIPVKIKGESFWAYLDTGAGRNFITCEAAKRLNLKAERHEVREILTVNGSKRQSMPIFNISIESLDGKASEKIHVTGTKLRDFTTVRRPDINKLKKQYEHTKDKRFYKQIGDEYPIHVILGDSTYCRIRTEEVYKRQPGEPIVEGTTFGWVIHGGNDSNSQSFFSRDTSDFERLYNLDVLGVRDRGEDDELDVYTEFKENIVRKHDGRYEVNIPWIPGAELAGTNEEQSRRRLQNMNMKLRQKEQLKAEYTHIIEEQLEEGIVERIPSEPTGKRVFYLPHKAVVRTEAVTTKVRMVFDASAKPHPLAASINECMYTGPSLQPLLWDIMIRSRMSENLLLGDIKKAFLQIGIKEEDKDAFRFLFTLHGKDEHLRFARVPFGAEASPFILGATLRYHIDQQPEDFAETAEELRTNTYVDNLMKTGGQVEEMRKFKEETTYILDDAKFKVHKWESNMKELEDQDMTNPSKILGQVRDKEDDTLEIKIPPFSDDTPVTKKTILSHLGKVYDPLGILSPTMAQRKHIYREACDEKLGEECGGV, encoded by the coding sequence ATGAGCGACGGCGAGGAAAACACAGACACGCGGCACAGTTGTGACGGcgaacaacaacttgaaaaagaaatagacaaagaaATACACAAACTTAAGTACTTTCTGGACGAAACCGACGAGCTAATTAAGCTGAGAGATTACACGGAGATGGATATTGCCAACAGACGAGCGGAGAAAATCGTGGGCAAGTTATCAGATCTTATTTCGCAAGTGGAGGAATTAAAAATAGATCACGGTGTATCTGCCCGATCGGTGAGACAATGGAAGAAGGACGTGAAGGCCAGGTATTCCATATTTCTTCTGGATAAAGAGAAGCTTGCGAGGTTTTTAAGTAACAGACAGGAGAAAATAGACGAGGAATTGGAAAGAAAACGATTTgaagccaaacaagaacaacagaGAGAAGAGGAGCGCCGTTTAACTGAGTTGCGTTTGCGACAAGAAGAGCACGAACGACGTATGTGGCAGGAGAAAATCGATGCAGAATTACAGGCGACGCATAAACGGCTGGAACTGGAGAAAGAAGGCCGTTCAACTACAGCAAAACTACCCAAATTGTTAATAACACCGTTCAAAGGAACGCCCACCGACTGGGTGAGATTCGAGAACATGTTTATCACTCAAGTGCACAACAAATCAATTAGCCCAGAGGAGAAATTCGGGTATCTGTTGGAAATGGTCAATCCAAATGTGCGAGCAAAGATAGCAAACCTAAAGCCTGGTGAAATTGGCTACAAGATAGCCTGGGAAAGACTGAAATCCGAGTATGGCCAGAGCAAACTTGTTGTGAACGCACACGTAGAAGAAATAGTGAACCTTCCTGTCATCAAAGGATCCAATTACTTGAAGATTCAGGAATTTTACGACAGCGTGAGCAGGAACTACGATGCGTTGCTGACAATGGGCGAAGCCGACATGCTTCGGGGGTTCGTAATGTCCACTCTTAACAAAATACCACAAGTGAGGCCCGATATTGTGCGAACCGATGACAATTGGGAGGACTGGGATATGGAGGCCTTGATAAACAACCTTCGACAGTGGTTGAAAAGACACAAAGTAGATGATGCATCCGGAGACAGTGGAGTTACACGACCGAAAAGAGAGAAGCATTGGTATAACAAGGAAAAGGGAGACCCAGTCTGTATCTTTTGTGAGGGAAAGCATTGGGGAGAAGCATGCGAAGTCGTTAACACAATAGAAGCAAGAAGGCAGttcttccaagaaaagaaattgtGTTTCAACTGTGGCCGCGCAGGACACTGGGGGAAACAATGTCGAAGCCGAGGATGTTTCAAGTGCAAGTCAAAGCATCATACAAGTCTCTGTGACAAGGATAAGAATAGACCACCCGGTGACAACGGAACTGTGTTAACAAGCTATTCTCCTTCAGCCGATGAATGGTCATTACCAGCCATAATACCTGTAAAGATAAAAGGAGAATCATTCTGGGCATACCTAGACACTGGAGCTGGGAGGAATTTCATTACATGCGAAGCGGCCAAAAGGTTAAACCTTAAAGCGGAGCGTCACGAGGTACGAGAGATTCTCACCGTAAACGGCTCAAAGAGACAATCTATGCCTATCTTTAACATCTCAATTGAGTCGCTGGATGGAAAAGCAAGTGAGAAGATTCATGTAACTGGGACAAAGTTGCGAGACTTCACAACCGTACGAAGACCGGATATAAACAAGTTAAAGAAGCAGTACGAGCACACCAAAGACAAGAGGTTCTACAAACAGATTGGAGACGAGTATCCTATACATGTGATTTTAGGAGACAGTACCTATTGTCGAATAAGAACCGAAGAAGTATACAAGCGACAGCCGGGAGAGCCAATTGTGGAAGGAACGACGTTTGGCTGGGTAATCCATGGTGGAAACGACTCAAACAGCCAGAGCTTCTTCAGCAGAGATACAAGCGACTTTGAGCGACTATACAACCTGGACGTTTTGGGGGTCAGAGACAGAGGTGAGGATGACGAGCTTGATGTCTACACGGAGTTCAAAGAGAACATAGTAAGGAAGCACGACGGAAGGTACGAGGTAAACATTCCTTGGATACCGGGAGCAGAGCTAGCTGGAACCAATGAAGAACAAAGTCGGAGACGTTTACAGAACATGAATATGAAACTAAGACAAAAGGAACAGTTAAAGGCTGAGTACACACACATAATTGAAGAACAGCTAGAAGAAGGGATAGTCGAAAGAATCCCAAGCGAACCAACGGGGAAACGAGTATTCTATTTGCCACATAAGGCCGTCGTTCGAACAGAAGCTGTCACAACGAAAGTCAGAATGGTGTTTGATGCCAGTGCCAAACCTCATCCTCTAGCTGCAAGCATAAACGAATGCATGTACACTGGCCCATCCCTCCAACCCCTTCTGTGGGACATAATGATTAGATCAAGGATGTCTGAGAACCTACTGCTGGGAGATATCAAGAAAGCATTCCTACAAATCGGAATAAAGGAGGAAGACAAGGACGCTTTCCGGTTTCTTTTCACCCTACACGGAAAAGATGAGCATCTGCGATTTGCAAGGGTACCATTTGGTGCAGAAGCCAGTCCCTTCATTTTAGGAGCCACTCTGAGATACCACATTGATCAACAGCCGGAAGATTTTGCGGAGACAGCAGAAGAGTTGAGAACTAACACTTACGTAGACAACCTTATGAAGACAGGAGGACAGGTTGAGGAAATGAGGAAGTTTAAAGAAGAGACCACTTACATACTCGATGATGCAAAGTTCAAAGTGCACAAGTGGGAGTCAAACATGAAAGAGTTGGAAGATCAGGATATGACAAACCCCAGCAAAATACTAGGACAGGTTCGGGACAAGGAAGACGACACCTTAGAAATCAAGATTCCACCATTCAGTGACGATACGCCAGTCACAAAGAAAACCATCCTTAGTCACCTTGGAAAAGTGTATGATCCGCTAGGCATCCTATCCCCAACGATGGCTCAAAGAAAACACATCTACAGAGAGGCTTGTGATGAGAAATTGGGAGAGGAATGCGGTGGTGTTTGA
- the LOC138054006 gene encoding uncharacterized protein yields the protein MCDKGGFNLHKFVSNSKEVLKEIPESDRADGVRDIDLDLDSLPLERTLGVQWCVETDCFQFRIVIQDKPCTRRGILSTISSIFDPLGFVSPLLLQGKSILQELCRQDLNWDDPIPDEIKAKWQRWRTELMQLESISIPRCFKPDNFDRVIRTELHHFSDASMEGYGQCSYLRLVNEDGRIHCAFVMGKSRVAPLKPVTIPRLELTAAVCSVRVSEQIHRELDYLVDQNFFWTDSKVVLGYISNESRRFHVFVSNRVQEIQDSTSATQWKHVESQDNPADEASRGMKARELQDSRWLLGPTFLWKKENEWSNCDKVDHSHDVRPDDPEVKRSAAMATRTTETRYPDISRRIERFSDWFRAKRAVAICIKYVKKLKNRVNKAKEETCEVSVHDLEAAGALIIRSFQASAFREEIDTLKRNKQTQGEENKENLKFHSAIYKLDPFIDNEGTLRVGGRLKNAELPPPIKHPVILPRGSHVSSLIVRHFHEHAGHQGKGITLNEVRANGYWVIGGISAVNSTIGSCFKCRKLRAPVVEQKMSDLPEDRLECHPPFTYCAVDYFGPFTIKENRKDIKRYGVLFTCMASRAIHLETATSLETDSFLNALRRFLSRRGPVRQIRCDQGTNFVGARRELKEALAEMDHNRVKVELQRSHCDWIDFKMNVPAASHMGGVWERQIRTVRSVLFSLLASNGSQLDDESLRTLMCEVESIVNSRPLTVNQLADPDSPAPLTPNHLLTMKSKVLLAPPGTFEPADIYARKRWRRVQHLANEFWSRWRKEFLLSLQERQKWSRPRRNLTINDIVLVKDNNTARSMWQLARVVAVYPSGDGQVRKVQVALADSCLDSKGKRTGEMHYLERPVQKLVLLASACE from the coding sequence ATGTGCGACAAAGGCGGTTTCAATCTACACAAGTTTGTGTCAAATAGCAAAGAGGTGTTAAAGGAAATTCCAGAGTCCGACAGAGCAGATGGCGTAAGGGATATAGACCTGGACCTCGACTCACTTCCCCTAGAACGTACGCTCGGAGTTCAGTGGTGCGTGGAGACGGACTGTTTTCAGTTCCGAATCGTTATCCAGGACAAACCGTGTACCAGGCGAGGCATCTTATCCACCATCAGTTCTATCTTCGATCCTCTGGGTTTTGTTTCCCCACTCCTCCTACAAGGCAAGTCCATCCTACAGGAGCTGTGTCGACAGGACCTAAACTGGGACGATCCCATCCCCGACGAAATCAAAGCCAAGTGGCAAAGATGGCGAACAGAACTGATGCAGCTGGAGAGCATATCGATCCCGCGGTGTTTCAAACCTGATAACTTTGATCGTGTGATCAGAACGGAGTTGCATCATTTCTCAGATGCAAGCATGGAGGGTTACGGACAGTGTAGCTATTTGCGTCTTGTAAACGAAGACGGACGCATTCACTGCGCCTTCGTAATGGGCAAGTCCAGAGTGGCCCCCCTTAAGCCGGTGACTATACCTCGCCTAGAGCTAACTGCAGCCGTGTGCTCCGTCAGGGTAAGCGAGCAGATTCACCGAGAGCTCGATTACTTAGTCGATCAAAACTTCTTCTGGACCGATAGTAAAGTGGTTCTGGGCTACATCAGCAACGAGAGCAGGCGTTTCCACGTATTCGTATCGAACCGAGTCCAAGAGATTCAAGACAGCACCAGCGCCACTCAGTGGAAGCACGTGGAGTCACAAGATAACCCCGCTGACGAAGCGTCTCGAGGAATGAAAGCGCGAGAGCTGCAAGATTCCCGATGGCTCCTTGGACCAACATTCTTATGGAAGAAAGAGAACGAGTGGTCAAACTGCGACAAGGTTGACCACAGCCACGACGTCCGACCTGATGACCCAGAAGTTAAAAGGTCAGCGGCAATGGCAACAAGAACCACGGAAACACGCTACCCTGACATCTCTAGAAGGATAGAGCGATTCTCTGATTGGTTCAGAGCAAAGCGCGCAGTAGCGATCTGCATCAAGTAcgtgaaaaagttgaaaaatcgTGTAAACAAGGCCAAAGAAGAAACTTGTGAAGTTAGTGTCCACGATTTAGAGGCTGCTGGAGCTCTCATTATTCGTTCGTTTCAAGCAAGTGCATTCCGAGAAGAGATTGACACATTGAAACGAAACAAGCAAACCCAAGgcgaagaaaataaagaaaaccttaAGTTCCACAGTGCTATTTACAAGCTGGACCCGTTCATCGACAACGAGGGCACCCTACGAGTAGGCGGTCGATTAAAGAATGCAGAATTGCCACCACCCATTAAGCATCCAGTGATCCTCCCCAGGGGTAGCCACGTATCATCTCTCATTGTCAGACACTTCCACGAGCATGCTGGCCATCAAGGGAAAGGAATCACTCTTAACGAAGTACGCGCCAATGGCTACTGGGTCATCGGAGGTATATCTGCAGTAAACAGCACGATCGGGTCATGTTTCAAGTGTCGCAAACTCCGCGCCCCAGTGGTCGAACAGAAAATGTCCGATCTACCAGAGGACCGCCTTGAATGCCACCCGCCATTTACATACTGCGCGGTCGACTACTTCGGACCGTTCACAATTAAAGAAAACAGAAAGGATATTAAGCGCTACGGCGTCTTATTCACCTGCATGGCTTCAAGAGCAATACACTTGGAAACTGCAACCTCGTTAGAAACGGATTCCTTCCTGAACGCATTAAGGCGTTTCCTCAGCCGCAGAGGACCCGTACGTCAAATACGCTGCGACCAAGGAACGAATTTCGTAGGAGCTCGGAGAGAGCTTAAAGAAGCTCTTGCAGAAATGGACCACAACCGCGTTAAAGTGGAGCTCCAAAGATCGCATTGCGATTGGATCGACTTCAAGATGAACGTGCCGGCAGCTAGCCACATGGGCGGAGTTTGGGAGAGACAAATTAGAACTGTCCGCTCCGTCCTGTTCTCTCTCCTGGCAAGTAATGGAAGCCAGCTCGACGACGAGTCCCTACGGACATTGATGTGTGAAGTAGAATCGATAGTCAACAGTCGACCTCTAACCGTCAACCAGCTAGCTGATCCGGACTCGCCAGCACCACTCACCCCTAACCACCTGTTAACCATGAAGTCCAAGGTACTGCTAGCACCTCCTGGAACCTTCGAGCCAGCCGACATATACGCACGCAAGCGTTGGAGACGTGTACAACACTTGGCCAATGAATTCTGGTCGCGTTGGCGGAAGGAGTTCCTCCTAAGCTTGCAAGAGCGTCAGAAGTGGTCGCGACCTCGCAGGAACCTGACCATCAACGATATTGTCCTCGTGAAGGATAACAACACAGCTCGCAGCATGTGGCAGCTCGCCCGTGTCGTCGCCGTGTACCCAAGCGGAGATGGACAAGTGCGCAAAGTGCAGGTGGCTCTTGCGGACAGCTGCCTGGACAGTAAAGGCAAGAGAACTGGTGAAATGCACTACCTGGAAAGACCCGTTCAGAAACTGGTGCTCCTAGCATCAGCATGCGAGTAG
- the LOC138054005 gene encoding uncharacterized protein, with amino-acid sequence MRICERIQSLQRASYAESRSSAAKSRRSVTSKSSSRKSSLRSVSLARADAAAKAAKAKIEMEFLERETELERIRLEKQYALAKAEENALRGILDEESKPVVHIKRETTRDERFKWSPDETTVPETAKSETNPKSPPFVPKASPEALRTQTSTQNGEQFSNTNLALNQLISLQARQTELSSLLINQQKTFHLPVKEPPSFSGDSFEYPAFVTAFDSIIAVNVSAEKDKLFFLEKYTSGKANEAIKGFLATNSDTAYTEARKLLDQRFGNPVVVSEDYKKRLRNWRQINEGDSKGLREFSDFLIRCEEAMKSMKSMSELDSTQILQSICAKLPSYSGVKWCRFAHEVQVKDKKLVGFKDFANFVKQEAELANDPIFSPDVLKRERKKNGPARDNNRLSKTKPQGGPDPSQSFATSANLGKGSEQKQQPPTRVRLPPCPICEDKHFIAKCATFNRATADERLEMLKKLHLCFSCFKTNHVSSECRSRSTCDKCRKQHHTLLHGTTPKQSPSTGPPRGPTEQPQPPSADESAHSNATSTVNSSAGVLSSATTCQIVPVVLYHKDNPSNEVKTYALLDDASDTTFITNKLKSEIGIDGVSTSLNLCTMHGREVVPVSRVDGLVVERPDRRAKVDLPKAYARDSIPSRKDQIPTPEIADKWPHLRKIKEKISPLNESLNVGVLIGSNCPKAIKPREIVAGRSEDPYAVRTLLGWCIVGPANPPDTQTDEDSEVTCNRIVAKEIARDTADKGINFVLNEPTKELINVTAIVKMFEQDFAEHKGTPAKSLSMDDRKFLKIVKDGIHRTDDGHYELPLPLRDEAIGLPDNKEVALRRLNQLKKRFASDEQYREDYVKFMSEVINKGYAEAVPTENATNRAKKNIWYIPHHGLYHPKKKKFRAVFDCAATYQNQSLNKNLLQGPDLTNNLVGVLTRFRQEPVAFCCDIEGMFHQVRVNEEHRDLLRFLWWPNGDTVDDSPPIWSHILPWLRKFRAKIYG; translated from the coding sequence ATGAGAATTTGCGAACGTATTCAGTCTCTTCAGAGAGCATCGTACGCCGAATCCAGATCAAGTGCCGCGAAATCTAGGCGATCTGTCACATCAAAATCTTCCTCTCGTAAGTCCTCCCTACGTTCCGTTTCCTTAGCAAGAGCCGACGCCGCTGCGAAAGCCGCGAAAGCAAAAATAGAAATGGAATTTCTTGAAAGGGAGACCGAACTTGAGCGCATCCGATTAGAAAAGCAGTATGCTCTGGCCAAAGCAGAAGAGAACGCACTTAGAGGGATTTTAGATGAAGAATCCAAACCAGTCGTTCACATTAAAAGGGAAACCACACGAGACGAAAGGTTCAAGTGGTCACCCGACGAGACAACAGTTCCGGAAACCGCCAAAAGCGAAACGAATCCCAAAAGCCCTCCCTTTGTTCCGAAAGCGTCGCCGGAGGCCCTTCGTACACAAACAAGCACTCAGAATGGTGAACAATTTTCAAACACGAATCTCGCCTTAAACCAACTAATTAGTCTTCAAGCTCGACAAACTGAATTGAGTTCGCTCTTGATTAACCAGCAAAAAACTTTTCATCTTCCTGTCAAAGAGCCGCCATCATTTTCCGGTGATTCTTTTGAATACCCCGCCTTTGTCACAGCATTTGACAGTATCATCGCAGTAAACGTTTCCGCCGAAAAAGACAAGCTATTCTTTCTCGAAAAGTACACGAGCGGGAAAGCAAACGAAGCGATTAAAGGTTTCTTAGCAACCAACTCTGACACTGCATATACCGAGGCACGAAAGTTACTCGACCAGCGTTTTGGGAACCCTGTGGTAGTCTCAGAGGATTACAAGAAAAGGCTTAGAAATTGGCGGCAAATCAATGAAGGTGATAGCAAGGGATTGCGAGAGTTTTCCGATTTCCTAATCCGATGTGAAGAGGCCATGAAATCCATGAAGTCAATGTCTGAGCTAGATTCCACGCAGATTCTACAGTCCATTTGTGCTAAGCTCCCATCGTACTCAGGTGTTAAATGGTGTAGATTCGCACACGAAGTACAAGTAAAGGATAAAAAACTCGTTGGATTCAAAGACTTTGCGAACTTTGTCAAACAAGAAGCAGAGCTTGCTAACGACCCTATATTTTCACCCGACGTGTTGAAAAGGGAGCGAAAGAAGAACGGCCCTGCCAGAGACAACAACCGGCTCTCAAAAACCAAGCCTCAAGGTGGGCCTGATCCCAGCCAGTCGTTCGCTACGTCCGCCAATCTTGGAAAGGGAAGCGAACAGAAACAGCAACCGCCCACAAGAGTACGTCTACCACCCTGCCCCATCTGTGAGGATAAACACTTCATAGCGAAGTGTGCCACTTTCAATAGAGCCACAGCGGACGAAAGGCTTGAAATGTTAAAGAAATTGCACCTGTGTTTCAGCTGTTTCAAAACCAATCACGTATCATCAGAGTGCAGATCCAGGTCGACCTGCGATAAATGCAGGAAGCAACACCACACCCTACTGCATGGAACCACACCAAAGCAATCACCAAGTACTGGACCGCCACGAGGTCCCACAGAACAGCCACAGCCACCCTCCGCCGATGAGTCCGCACACTCAAATGCTACTAGCACTGTTAACAGCTCTGCTGGTGTGTTGAGCTCTGCTACCACGTGCCAGATTGTGCCAGTCGTCCTGTACCACAAAGACAACCCTAGCAACGAAGTCAAAACGTATGCGCTTTTGGACGATGCGAGCGACACAACGTTTATAACGAACAAATTAAAGAGCGAGATCGGCATTGATGGAGTTAGTACTAGCCTCAACTTATGCACCATGCATGGTCGTGAAGTTGTCCCAGTATCTCGAGTCGACGGATTGGTCGTTGAGCGCCCCGACAGGCGCGCTAAAGTTGATCTGCCAAAAGCATACGCCAGAGATTCAATTCCATCGAGGAAAGATCAGATCCCCACTCCAGAGATAGCAGACAAGTGGCCTCATCTgagaaaaattaaagaaaagatcTCGCCTCTCAACGAGAGCCTTAATGTTGGCGTGCTTATTGGTTCTAATTGCCCTAAGGCAATCAAGCCAAGAGAAATTGTGGCTGGAAGAAGTGAAGACCCCTATGCAGTACGAACTCTCCTTGGATGGTGTATAGTTGGACCGGCCAATCCCCCTGACACCCAAACGGATGAAGACAGCGAAGTCACCTGCAACAGGATCGTAGCTAAAGAGATCGCACGTGATACTGCTGATAAAGGAATAAACTTCGTGCTAAACGAGCCGACGAAGGAACTCATCAACGTCACTGCAATAGTGAAGATGTTTGAACAGGATTTCGCAGAGCACAAAGGCACGCCCGCCAAGAGTCTCTCAATGGACGACCGAAAATTCCTAAAAATAGTCAAAGATGGTATTCACCGAACTGACGATGGTCACTATGAACTCCCTCTTCCACTCAGAGACGAAGCCATAGGCCTCCCAGACAACAAAGAAGTAGCGCTTCGACGGCTGAATCAGTTAAAGAAACGATTTGCTAGCGACGAGCAATATCGAGAAGATTATGTTAAGTTCATGAGCGAAGTTATCAACAAAGGCTACGCCGAAGCAGTACCAACCGAAAACGCGACCAACAGAGCCAAGAAAAACATATGGTACATACCACATCATGGATTGTATCAtccaaagaagaagaagtttAGAGCCGTTTTCGATTGCGCCGCGACTTACCAGAATCAGTCTCTGAACAAAAACCTGCTACAAGGACCAGACCTGACGAACAACCTGGTGGGAGTGCTGACAAGATTTCGACAAGAGCCAGTCGCCTTCTGCTGCGACATTGAGGGCATGTTTCATCAGGTGCGAGTCAACGAAGAACACAGGGACTTGCTGCGTTTTCTCTGGTGGCCGAACGGCGATACAGTGGATGACAGTCCACCTATTTGGAGCCACATCCTCCCCTGGCTGCGCAAATTTCGCGCTAAAATCTACGGCTGA